The following are encoded in a window of Cucurbita pepo subsp. pepo cultivar mu-cu-16 chromosome LG12, ASM280686v2, whole genome shotgun sequence genomic DNA:
- the LOC111806635 gene encoding protein DETOXIFICATION 55-like, producing MCHIDAYKRDPHKIEKRTKVAKEGKNMLAEEKFQKYPTMAEVLDELKQMADIGFPVLAIGLVGYLKNMISVICMGRLGTLHLAAGSLAIGFTNITGYSILSGLAMGMEPLCSQAFGSHNSSIAFLTLQRTVLILLFASIPIGFLWLNLEPLMLVLHQNPEITRIAAVYCRFAVPDLVLNSLLHPLRIYLRNKGTTWLVMWCNLLAILLHVPIAIFLTFSLDLGIRGIAISNFIANFNTLFFLLLYLTFNTRSTLSTSSSKEANLFVPLKSSTAESAATVGEDWGMLIKLAIPSCLGVCLEWWWYEFMTILTGYLYNPRIALATSGIVIQTTSLMYTLPTALSAAVSTRVGHELGAGGPKKARLAGVVAIGLALVGSLMGLSLTTIGRRTWGRVFTKDEEILELTMAVLPIVGLCELANCPQTTSCGILRGSARPGIGAVINFCSFYMVGAPVAVLSAFVWKFGFVGLCYGLLAAQMACVVSILIVVFNTDWELESIKAEDLVGKNTDNVFVHANHTAIREEGPEFLKEPPVQKQDT from the exons ATGTGTCACATAGACGCATATAAAAGAGACCCCCACAAAATTG AGAAAAGAACCAAGGTGgcaaaggaaggaaaaaatatGCTTGCAGAAGAGAAGTTCCAAAAGTACCCGACAATGGCAGAG GTGCTGGACGAGCTGAAGCAAATGGCTGACATTGGGTTCCCTGTTTTGGCAATCGGCTTAGTGGGCTATCTAAAAAACATGATCTCTGTTATTTGCATGGGCCGGCTTGGCACTCTCCATCTCGCCGCCGGTTCTTTGGCCATCGGCTTCACAAACATAACTGGCTATTCAATTCTCTCAGGCTTAGCCATGGGAATGGAGCCACTCTGCAGCCAGGCCTTTGGCTCTCACAATTCCTCCATTGCGTTTCTCACTTTACAAAGAACGGTTCTCATTTTGCTTTTTGCTAGTATCCCCATTGGGTTTCTTTGGCTCAATTTGGAGCCTCTAATGTTGGTCCTCCACCAGAACCCAGAAATCACTAGAATTGCAGCTGTTTATTGCCGTTTCGCAGTCCCTGATTTGGTATTGAATAGTCTTCTCCACCCTTTGCGTATTTACCTAAGAAACAAAGGCACCACGTGGCTTGTCATGTGGTGTAATTTGTTGGCTATTCTCTTACATGTCCCCATTGCCATTTTCTTGACTTTCTCTCTTGATCTTGGAATCCGTGGGATTGCTATCTCCAATTTTATAGCTAATTTCAATacccttttcttccttttactCTATTTGACATTCAACACTCGCAGTACTCTTTCCACCTCCTCTTCCAAGGAGGCTAATCTATTTGTGCCACTGAAAAGCAGCACTGCCGAAAGCGCCGCCACGGTGGGGGAGGATTGGGGAATGCTGATCAAGTTGGCCATTCCTAGCTGTCTAGGAGTCTGCTTGGAATGGTGGTGGTATGAGTTCATGACCATTCTCACTGGGTACCTCTATAACCCGCGGATTGCACTTGCGACTTCAGGCATTGTAATCCAAACAACTTCGCTAATGTACACATTACCAACGGCTCTCAGTGCCGCTGTTTCAACCAGAGTTGGCCACGAGCTTGGTGCCGGCGGGCCCAAAAAGGCCCGACTGGCAGGGGTGGTGGCGATAGGATTGGCCTTGGTGGGCTCATTGATGGGGCTCTCACTGACCACCATCGGCAGAAGGACATGGGGGAGAGTTTTCACAAAAGATGAGGAAATTCTAGAACTGACAATGGCGGTTCTGCCAATAGTCGGGCTGTGCGAGCTAGCAAATTGCCCACAAACAACAAGCTGCGGGATTCTGAGGGGAAGTGCAAGGCCAGGGATCGGAGCAGTAATAAACTTCTGTTCATTTTACATGGTGGGGGCGCCGGTGGCCGTCTTGTCGGCGTTTGTTTGGAAGTTTGGGTTTGTGGGTCTTTGCTATGGGCTTTTGGCAGCTCAGATGGCATGTGTGGTCTCAATCTTAATAGTGGTCTTCAATACAGATTGGGAACTGGAGTCAATCAAAGCCGAAGACTTGGTAGGCAAAAACACCGATAACGTCTTTGTACATGCAAACCACACAGCCATACGTGAGGAAGGTCCTGAATTTCTCAAAGAACCGCCTGTTCAAAAACAAGACACGTAA
- the LOC111806499 gene encoding dynein light chain 1, cytoplasmic-like, whose protein sequence is MSNDAKRSIQGNLMVKSVSEDRKPLAVATTGKKIVIKSADMFGDVQKEAIDVAIAAFEKHSVEKDVAEYIKKEFDKRHGPTWHCIVGRNFGSYVTHETNHFVYFYLDQKAVLLFKSG, encoded by the exons ATGAGTAACGATGCTAAGAGAAGCATTCAAGGGAATCTAATGGTGAAATCTGTGTCGGAGGATCGGAAACCGCTGGCCGTGGCGACGACTGGCAAGAAAATCGTTATAAAGAGTGCCGATATGTTTGGTGATGTGCAGAAGGAGGCCATCGATGTTGCCATAGCT GCATTTGAAAAGCATAGTGTAGAGAAGGATGTAGCAGAGTATATTAAGAAAGAGTTCGATAAGAGGCATGGACCGACCTGGCACTGCATTGTTGGCCGTAATTTTG GTTCATATGTGACCCACGAGACAAACCACTTTGTTTACTTCTACCTGGATCAGAAAGCAGTTTTACTATTCAAATCTGGTTGA